A DNA window from Mastacembelus armatus chromosome 11, fMasArm1.2, whole genome shotgun sequence contains the following coding sequences:
- the lipea gene encoding lipase, hormone-sensitive a isoform X2 — protein sequence MDYKLVFAALETVCEDNISLSCGHSDLPYGAVANRLVTCMKQIQEHGRALEPVVSSFTAVYHHYDFDAQTPGNGYRTLVKVLQSCLLHIIHKGRYIASNYNGAFFRADHNVSEMEAYCRALCQLRALLHLAQRLINDNDCGQLYTKQDRDLSSRFVQEYSSMHKACFYGRCLGFQFSPTLRPFLQTVVISMISYGERYGKQQSGLGMAALSLLTSGKYVIDPELRGAAFERITQNLDLQFWKSFWNLTESGVITGFNRIVSNPVQVNFTLTVPPVPLCLPLASDPSLSVTVSPPVAHWGPGPVHMRLISFELREGQDSEELLTFSRTDPPPITASHLPWVQKQPHSPWLLIHFHGGGFVSQTSKSHENYLRNFSKELSVPVLSVDYSLSPEAPYPRALEECFYAYCWALKNCHLLGSTAERVCLAGDSAGGNLCITVSMKAISSGVRVPDGIMAAYPATLLTTDASPSRLLTLIDPLLPLSVLTKCINAYAGAESQTVQPAEGSSSLSSLGRDTALLLTELTQGASNWIQSFLDPMRSPGGAHSWSSSHRRSQSSETHRTSPHSSTPNSGDHMVYPQDFEPLRSECLAFVRPTSSPIIRNPFVSPLLAPNNLLRGLPPVHIVASALDALLDDSVMFSKKLRDMGQPVSLTVVEDLPHGFLSLSQLAKETEIATEICVARMKEIFQQEHPIHPLHKRPRPEETNPSG from the exons ATGGATTATAAGCTTGTGTTTGCGGCACTGGAGACAGTATGTGAAGACAACATTTCTCTTTCGTGTGGCCATTCTGATTTGCCGTACGGCGCCGTTGCCAACCGTCTGGTCACATGTATGAAACAGATTCAGGAACACGGCCGAGCCCTGGAGCCTGTGGTCTCCAGCTTCACCGCTGTCTACCACCACTACGACTTTGATGCACAAACCCCTGGGAATGGCTACCGCACCCTGGTTAAG gTCTTGCAGTCTTGCCTTTTGCACATCATTCACAAAGGCCGTTACATTGCCTCCAATTACAATGGTGCCTTCTTCAGAGCGGACCACAATGTGTCTGAGATGGAGGCATACTGCCGCGCCCTGTGCCAGCTGCGTGCCCTGCTCCATCTTGCCCAGCGGCTGATCAATGACAATGACTGCGGCCAGCTGTACACGAAGCAGGACAGAGACCTGAGCAGCAGGTTTGTGCAGGAGTACAGTTCCATGCACAAAGCCTGTTTCTACGGCCGCTGTCTGGGCTTTCAG TTTTCACCTACACTTCGCCCATTCCTACAGACTGTCGTCATAAGCATGATTTCCTATGGAGAGAGGTATGGTAAGCAGCAGTCTGGACTGg GTATGGCAGCCCTTTCCCTCCTCACATCAGGGAAATATGTCATTGATCCGGAGTTGCGGGGTGCTGCATTTGAACGCATTACCCAGAACCTGGACTTGCAATTCTGGAAGTCTTTCTGGAACCTCACAGAGTCTGGCGTCATAACA GGCTTCAACAGAATAGTTTCCAACCCAGTGCAAGTAAATTTCACTCTGACTGTGCCTCCTGTACCTCTATGCCTCCCTCTGGCCTCAGACCCCAGTCTGTCTGTCACAGTGTCACCTCCAGTTGCTCACTGGGGCCCAGGGCCGGTGCACATGCGTCTCATCTCCTTTGAGCTTCGAGAAGGGCAG GACAGTGAAGAGCTGCTCACTTTTTCGCGAACTGATCCTCCCCCCATCACTGCGTCCCATCTCCCCTGGGTGCAGAAGCAGCCTCACTCCCCTTGGCTGCTCATCCACTTCCATGGAGGGGGCTTTGTGTCCCAGACATCCAAATCCCATGAG AATTATCTTCGGAACTTTTCGAAAGAGCTGAGCGTCCCTGTCCTCTCTGTCGACTACTCCCTGTCACCTGAAGCTCCCTACCCCAGAGCTCTGGAGGAGTGTTTCTACGCCTACTGCTGGGCACTGAAGAACTGTCATCTGCTGG GGTCGACAGCAGAGCGAGTTTGCCTTGCAGGTGACAGTGCTGGTGGGAACCTCTGCATCACTGTGTCCATGAAGGCCATATCCAGCGGTGTCCGAGTCCCTGACGGCATCATGGCTGCGTACCCCGCCACCTTACTCACCACTGACGCCTCGCCCTCCCGCTTGCTCACGCTCATCGACCCGTTGTTGCCTCTGAGTGTTCTCACAAAGTGCATCAATGCCTATGCAG GTGCAGAGTCCCAGACGGTGCAGCCTGCAGAAGGAAGCAGCAGTCTGAGCTCTCTGGGCAGAGACACGGCCCTGCTGCTCACTGAACTCACCCAGGGAGCTTCCAACTGGATCCAGTCCTTTCTGGATCCAATGCGGAGCCCGGGTGGAGCACACTCCTGGTCATCTTCACACAGGAGGTCCCAGAGCAGTGAAACACACCGAACATCACCTCACAGCTCCACTCCAAACTCTGGAGATCACATGGTTTACCCTCAGGACTTTGAGCCCCTGCGCTCCGAGTGCCTGGCATTTGTTCGCCCGACCTCCTCTCCTATCATCAGGAACCCATTTGTGTCGCCTCTGCTGGCTCCGAACAACCTCCTGAGAGGCCTGCCGCCAGTGCACATAGTG GCCTCTGCCCTGGATGCGTTGCTTGATGACTCTGTGATGTTTTCCAAGAAGCTGCGAGACATgggtcagccagtcagtctgACGGTGGTCGAGGACCTCCCTCACGGCTTCCTCAGCCTGTCACAGCTTGCCAAGGAGACAGAGATCGCTACTGAAATCTGTGTTGCACGAATGAAGGAGATCTTCCAACAAGAACATCCCATACATCCTCTGCACAAGCGGCCGAGGCCAGAAGAGACTAATCCATCAGGCTga
- the lipea gene encoding lipase, hormone-sensitive a isoform X1, with protein sequence MRVCGTTPDMDYKLVFAALETVCEDNISLSCGHSDLPYGAVANRLVTCMKQIQEHGRALEPVVSSFTAVYHHYDFDAQTPGNGYRTLVKVLQSCLLHIIHKGRYIASNYNGAFFRADHNVSEMEAYCRALCQLRALLHLAQRLINDNDCGQLYTKQDRDLSSRFVQEYSSMHKACFYGRCLGFQFSPTLRPFLQTVVISMISYGERYGKQQSGLGMAALSLLTSGKYVIDPELRGAAFERITQNLDLQFWKSFWNLTESGVITGFNRIVSNPVQVNFTLTVPPVPLCLPLASDPSLSVTVSPPVAHWGPGPVHMRLISFELREGQDSEELLTFSRTDPPPITASHLPWVQKQPHSPWLLIHFHGGGFVSQTSKSHENYLRNFSKELSVPVLSVDYSLSPEAPYPRALEECFYAYCWALKNCHLLGSTAERVCLAGDSAGGNLCITVSMKAISSGVRVPDGIMAAYPATLLTTDASPSRLLTLIDPLLPLSVLTKCINAYAGAESQTVQPAEGSSSLSSLGRDTALLLTELTQGASNWIQSFLDPMRSPGGAHSWSSSHRRSQSSETHRTSPHSSTPNSGDHMVYPQDFEPLRSECLAFVRPTSSPIIRNPFVSPLLAPNNLLRGLPPVHIVASALDALLDDSVMFSKKLRDMGQPVSLTVVEDLPHGFLSLSQLAKETEIATEICVARMKEIFQQEHPIHPLHKRPRPEETNPSG encoded by the exons ATGCGGGTCTGTGGCACAA CCCCAGATATGGATTATAAGCTTGTGTTTGCGGCACTGGAGACAGTATGTGAAGACAACATTTCTCTTTCGTGTGGCCATTCTGATTTGCCGTACGGCGCCGTTGCCAACCGTCTGGTCACATGTATGAAACAGATTCAGGAACACGGCCGAGCCCTGGAGCCTGTGGTCTCCAGCTTCACCGCTGTCTACCACCACTACGACTTTGATGCACAAACCCCTGGGAATGGCTACCGCACCCTGGTTAAG gTCTTGCAGTCTTGCCTTTTGCACATCATTCACAAAGGCCGTTACATTGCCTCCAATTACAATGGTGCCTTCTTCAGAGCGGACCACAATGTGTCTGAGATGGAGGCATACTGCCGCGCCCTGTGCCAGCTGCGTGCCCTGCTCCATCTTGCCCAGCGGCTGATCAATGACAATGACTGCGGCCAGCTGTACACGAAGCAGGACAGAGACCTGAGCAGCAGGTTTGTGCAGGAGTACAGTTCCATGCACAAAGCCTGTTTCTACGGCCGCTGTCTGGGCTTTCAG TTTTCACCTACACTTCGCCCATTCCTACAGACTGTCGTCATAAGCATGATTTCCTATGGAGAGAGGTATGGTAAGCAGCAGTCTGGACTGg GTATGGCAGCCCTTTCCCTCCTCACATCAGGGAAATATGTCATTGATCCGGAGTTGCGGGGTGCTGCATTTGAACGCATTACCCAGAACCTGGACTTGCAATTCTGGAAGTCTTTCTGGAACCTCACAGAGTCTGGCGTCATAACA GGCTTCAACAGAATAGTTTCCAACCCAGTGCAAGTAAATTTCACTCTGACTGTGCCTCCTGTACCTCTATGCCTCCCTCTGGCCTCAGACCCCAGTCTGTCTGTCACAGTGTCACCTCCAGTTGCTCACTGGGGCCCAGGGCCGGTGCACATGCGTCTCATCTCCTTTGAGCTTCGAGAAGGGCAG GACAGTGAAGAGCTGCTCACTTTTTCGCGAACTGATCCTCCCCCCATCACTGCGTCCCATCTCCCCTGGGTGCAGAAGCAGCCTCACTCCCCTTGGCTGCTCATCCACTTCCATGGAGGGGGCTTTGTGTCCCAGACATCCAAATCCCATGAG AATTATCTTCGGAACTTTTCGAAAGAGCTGAGCGTCCCTGTCCTCTCTGTCGACTACTCCCTGTCACCTGAAGCTCCCTACCCCAGAGCTCTGGAGGAGTGTTTCTACGCCTACTGCTGGGCACTGAAGAACTGTCATCTGCTGG GGTCGACAGCAGAGCGAGTTTGCCTTGCAGGTGACAGTGCTGGTGGGAACCTCTGCATCACTGTGTCCATGAAGGCCATATCCAGCGGTGTCCGAGTCCCTGACGGCATCATGGCTGCGTACCCCGCCACCTTACTCACCACTGACGCCTCGCCCTCCCGCTTGCTCACGCTCATCGACCCGTTGTTGCCTCTGAGTGTTCTCACAAAGTGCATCAATGCCTATGCAG GTGCAGAGTCCCAGACGGTGCAGCCTGCAGAAGGAAGCAGCAGTCTGAGCTCTCTGGGCAGAGACACGGCCCTGCTGCTCACTGAACTCACCCAGGGAGCTTCCAACTGGATCCAGTCCTTTCTGGATCCAATGCGGAGCCCGGGTGGAGCACACTCCTGGTCATCTTCACACAGGAGGTCCCAGAGCAGTGAAACACACCGAACATCACCTCACAGCTCCACTCCAAACTCTGGAGATCACATGGTTTACCCTCAGGACTTTGAGCCCCTGCGCTCCGAGTGCCTGGCATTTGTTCGCCCGACCTCCTCTCCTATCATCAGGAACCCATTTGTGTCGCCTCTGCTGGCTCCGAACAACCTCCTGAGAGGCCTGCCGCCAGTGCACATAGTG GCCTCTGCCCTGGATGCGTTGCTTGATGACTCTGTGATGTTTTCCAAGAAGCTGCGAGACATgggtcagccagtcagtctgACGGTGGTCGAGGACCTCCCTCACGGCTTCCTCAGCCTGTCACAGCTTGCCAAGGAGACAGAGATCGCTACTGAAATCTGTGTTGCACGAATGAAGGAGATCTTCCAACAAGAACATCCCATACATCCTCTGCACAAGCGGCCGAGGCCAGAAGAGACTAATCCATCAGGCTga